In a genomic window of Punica granatum isolate Tunisia-2019 chromosome 6, ASM765513v2, whole genome shotgun sequence:
- the LOC116212121 gene encoding uncharacterized protein LOC116212121, with translation MGMYLALEIVAAEEEVSRNIPCRTSHLQGRYYIEEVLGNDTRCYENFNMNPHVFHNLCDTLRANCGIRNSRNGITVEEMRNVDVQPEIQSCRKWYPFFQNCIGAIDGTHVSVCVPSSVRDAYRDRNNEITQNVLAACSHDMMFTYVVAGWEGSANDSRILSDASTLELFPAPYGE, from the exons ATGGGGATGTATCTGGCGCTGGAGATTGTGGCTGCCGAAGAAGAAGTCTCGCGCAACATTCCTTGTCGAACCTCACATCTACAAGGCAGATATTACATAGAGGAAGTTCTTGGCAATGACACAAGGTGTTACGAGAATTTCAATATGAACCCTCACGTATTTCATAACCTGTGCGATACGCTAAGAGCAAACTGTGGAATCAGAAATAGTAGGAATGGTATAACAGTCGAGGAGATG AGGAACGTTGATGTGCAGCCGGAAATTCAGAGTTGCCGAAAATGGTACCCATTCTTTCAG AATTGCATTGGAGCAATCGATGGGACCCATGTGTCTGTTTGTGTTCCATCATCGGTGAGAGACGCGTATCGCGATCGGAATAACGAGATTACGCAAAATGTACTCGCCGCTTGTTCGCATGACATGATGTTCACTTATGTCGTCGCTGGATGGGAGGGTTCTGCAAATGACTCTCGAATTCTGTCCGATGCCTCTACATTGGAATTATTTCCTGCACCATATGGCG AATAA
- the LOC116210294 gene encoding uncharacterized protein LOC116210294, with protein MAPKGEGVVEWTEALENAFITILLEKFTRTHTTYWKARDWEQMNKELEEQFPGTSLDANKLRQKLRRLRIQYTQFTELIAHTGVGWDETTNTVKANADVWDKFIKKNSSFKTFQNRGCKHYTSLKELFRSKTATGALRISSTDPPKSPETYARMEEEFLQAASSRGKEPINLEEGSGDSDDPRS; from the exons ATGGCCCCCAAGGGTGAAGGCGTAGTTGAGTGGACTGAAGCGCTGGAGAACGCTTTCATTACCATCTTGCTGGAGAAGTTCACAAGGACGCATACAACATATTGGAAAGCCAGGGACTGGGAACAAATGAATAAGGAGCTGGAAGAGCAATTTCCAGGCACCAGTCTCGACGCCAACAAGTTGCGGCAGAAACTACGCAGACTGAGGATCCAATACACGCAGTTCACCGAGCTGATTGCACACACTGGAGTCGGCTGGGATGAGACAACCAATACCGTAAAGGCGAATGCTGATGTCTGGGATAAGTTTATTAAG AAGAACAGCAGCTTCAAGACTTTTCAGAACAGAGGTTGCAAGCATTACACATCATTAAAAGAGTTGTTCAGGTCTAAGACAGCAACAGGTGCATTACGAATTTCATCCACCGACCCACCAAAGAGCCCAGAAACATATGCACGCATGGAAGAGGAGTTCCTACAAGCCGCGTCAAGCCGTGGGAAAGAACCGATCAATCTTGAAGAGGGATCCGGCGATAGTGATGACCCCCGTTCATGA